The following proteins are encoded in a genomic region of Populus nigra chromosome 16, ddPopNigr1.1, whole genome shotgun sequence:
- the LOC133675148 gene encoding annexin D5-like isoform X2, protein MATLSVPPVLSSPRDDAMQLFRAFKVINILAHRDAAQRSLIQHEYRTLYSEDLFKRLSSELTGNLERAVLSWMHDLPGRDAIIVRQALMMNTMNLEAATEVICSRTPSQIQVFKQHYHAKFGIHLERDIESCPSGDHKKLLLAYVSMPRYEGREVDREMVVKDAKALYKAGEKKWGTDEKTFIHIFSERSAAHLAAVDSAYHDMYGNSLKKVIKKETSGHFEHALKTILLCSENPAKYFAKVLHKAMKGMGTNDTALIRVIVTRTEIDMHYIKAEYLKKYKKTLNDAVHSETSGHYRAFLLALLGPSH, encoded by the exons atGGCAACTTTAAGTGTTCCTCCTGTGCTTTCATCCCCTAGAGATGATGCTATGCAACTCTTCCGAGCCTTTAAAG TAATCAATATTCTGGCTCATCGAGATGCAGCACAGCGTTCCCTCATCCAACACGAGTACAGAACATTGTACTCTGAGGATCTTTTTAAGCGCTTGTCTTCAGAGCTTACAGGCAATTTAGAG AGAGCAGTTTTGTCTTGGATGCATGATCTACCTGGACGTGATGCTATAATTGTCAGGCAGGCACTGATGATGAACACAATGAATCTGGAAGCTGCAACTGAAGTGATCTGCTCTCGCACGCCATCCCAGATACAAGTTTTTAAACAACATTACCATGCCAAGTTTGGAATTCACCTTGAGCGCGACATTGAATCATGCCCATCTGGAGATCATAAAAAG CTCCTGCTAGCATATGTAAGTATGCCTCGGTACGAAGGTCGGGAAGTTGATAGAGAGATGGTTGTGAAGGATGCAAAGGCTCTTTATAAAGCAGGTGAGAAAAAATGGGGAACTGATGAGAAGACTTTCATCCACATATTCAGTGAACGAAGTGCAGCACATTTGGCTGCAGTTGATTCTGCCTACCATGACATGTATGGAAACTCTTTGAAAAAG GTTATAAAGAAGGAAACATCAGGACATTTTGAGCATGCTTTGAAGACAATTTTACTATGCTCAGAGAATCCAGCAAAGTACTTTGCCAAG GTGCTGCACAAGGCGATGAAAGGCATGGGAACCAATGACACTGCACTTATAAGGGTAATTGTGACAAGGACAGAGATTGACATGCATTATATAAAAGCTGAATATCTGAAGAAGTACAAGAAGACATTGAATGACGCAGTTCACTCAGAAACTTCAGGCCATTATCGGGCTTTCCTTCTAGCTCTTTTGGGGCCCAGCCATTAA
- the LOC133675148 gene encoding annexin D5-like isoform X1 — MATLSVPPVLSSPRDDAMQLFRAFKGLGTDTSAVINILAHRDAAQRSLIQHEYRTLYSEDLFKRLSSELTGNLERAVLSWMHDLPGRDAIIVRQALMMNTMNLEAATEVICSRTPSQIQVFKQHYHAKFGIHLERDIESCPSGDHKKLLLAYVSMPRYEGREVDREMVVKDAKALYKAGEKKWGTDEKTFIHIFSERSAAHLAAVDSAYHDMYGNSLKKVIKKETSGHFEHALKTILLCSENPAKYFAKVLHKAMKGMGTNDTALIRVIVTRTEIDMHYIKAEYLKKYKKTLNDAVHSETSGHYRAFLLALLGPSH; from the exons atGGCAACTTTAAGTGTTCCTCCTGTGCTTTCATCCCCTAGAGATGATGCTATGCAACTCTTCCGAGCCTTTAAAG GACTGGGAACTGATACATCTGCAGTAATCAATATTCTGGCTCATCGAGATGCAGCACAGCGTTCCCTCATCCAACACGAGTACAGAACATTGTACTCTGAGGATCTTTTTAAGCGCTTGTCTTCAGAGCTTACAGGCAATTTAGAG AGAGCAGTTTTGTCTTGGATGCATGATCTACCTGGACGTGATGCTATAATTGTCAGGCAGGCACTGATGATGAACACAATGAATCTGGAAGCTGCAACTGAAGTGATCTGCTCTCGCACGCCATCCCAGATACAAGTTTTTAAACAACATTACCATGCCAAGTTTGGAATTCACCTTGAGCGCGACATTGAATCATGCCCATCTGGAGATCATAAAAAG CTCCTGCTAGCATATGTAAGTATGCCTCGGTACGAAGGTCGGGAAGTTGATAGAGAGATGGTTGTGAAGGATGCAAAGGCTCTTTATAAAGCAGGTGAGAAAAAATGGGGAACTGATGAGAAGACTTTCATCCACATATTCAGTGAACGAAGTGCAGCACATTTGGCTGCAGTTGATTCTGCCTACCATGACATGTATGGAAACTCTTTGAAAAAG GTTATAAAGAAGGAAACATCAGGACATTTTGAGCATGCTTTGAAGACAATTTTACTATGCTCAGAGAATCCAGCAAAGTACTTTGCCAAG GTGCTGCACAAGGCGATGAAAGGCATGGGAACCAATGACACTGCACTTATAAGGGTAATTGTGACAAGGACAGAGATTGACATGCATTATATAAAAGCTGAATATCTGAAGAAGTACAAGAAGACATTGAATGACGCAGTTCACTCAGAAACTTCAGGCCATTATCGGGCTTTCCTTCTAGCTCTTTTGGGGCCCAGCCATTAA
- the LOC133675076 gene encoding uncharacterized protein LOC133675076 has translation MAMVQSPKAATSSSPSLILTSGASGRIRALFSVQALKSLLMLINAFFLLLLIPFRGRRRTVVSAGVSARGSSSSSFGDQKSKDDRLLQESGVHRTKLRVPATVVPWKSSGGSGVTAVVDSEVGGRRAIAIKRALQEDDPNTVREFSLFVSARSDTIFTQSWISVSVKIRGLVVLMHGLNEHSGRYSDFAKKLNAKGFKVYGMDWIGHGGSDGLHGYVHSLDYAVDDLKSFLDKVLSENPGLPCFCFGHSTGAAIVLKAVMDPKVEARVSGVVFTSPAVGIQPSHPFVVLLAPVISFLLPTFQLSTSNKKGMPVSRDPEALVAKYSDPLVYTGFLRVKTGYEILQITAYLQQNLKRLRIPFLVLHGAADTVTDPDASRKLYEEASSTDKTIKLLEGFLHDLLFEPERDEIMKDIIDWLNCRV, from the exons ATGGCAATGGTGCAATCTCCAAAGGCGGCAACATCATCATCGCCGTCGTTAATTCTAACGTCCGGTGCTAGTGGGAGAATTCGTGCATTATTTTCCGTTCAAGCCTTAAAAAGCTTGTTAATGCTGATAAATGCATTCTTTTTGCTGCTTTTAATCCCTTTCCGTGGTCGGAGACGGACGGTGGTATCGGCAGGGGTGTCTGCGAGGGGGTCATCATCATCTTCGTTCGGTGATCAAAAATCCAAGGATGATAGGTTGTTGCAGGAAAGTGGGGTCCACCGGACCAAGTTGCGGGTCCCGGCAACAGTAGTGCCATGGAAGAGTAGTGGCGGTAGTGGGGTGACGGCGGTGGTGGATTCGGAAGTTGGGGGCAGGAGGGCCATTGCAATAAAGAGGGCGTTACAGGAAGATGACCCCAATACGGTTAGAGAGTTTTCACTGTTTGTTTCTGCTCGGAGTGATACCATTTTTACCCAGTCGTGGATCTCAGTTTCAGTTAAAATCAg GGGGCTGGTTGTTCTTATGCATGGTCTGAATGAGCACAG TGGCAGATATAGTGACTTTGCGAAAAAACTGAATGCTAAAGGGTTTAAGGTTTATGGAATGGATTGGATTG GACATGGTGGAAGTGATGGGCTACATGGATATGTTCATTCTCTTGATTATGCTGTTGATGATCTG AAATCTTTTCTCGACAAGGTTTTGTCAGAAAATCCTGGGCTTCCATGTTTTTGCTTTGGGCACTCAACTGGTGCAGCCATTGTTCTCAAG GCTGTGATGGATCCAAAAGTTGAAGCCCGTGTTTCTGGTGTGGTATTTACTTCACCTGCAGTAGGAATTCAGCCATCCCATCCTTTTGTTGTG CTACTAGCCCCAGTTATCTCATTTTTGTTGCCAACGTTCCAACTTAGTACTTCAAATAAGAAGGGCATGCCAGTTTCTCGGGACCCAGAGGCACTAGTGGCCAAGTATTCGGACCCACTAGTCTACACTGGATTTCTCAGGGTAAAGACTGGCTATGAAATTCTCCAAATTACAGCTTATTTACAGCAGAATCTGAAAAGACTGAGAATTCCATTTCTCGTTCTTCATGGTGCTGCTGACACTGTAACCGACCCGGATGCTTCTCGCAAACTGTATGAAGAAGCCTCCTCAACAGACAAAACCATCAAACTATTAGAAGGGTTCTTGCATGATCTCCTATTTGAACCAGAACGGGATGAAATCATGAAGGACATTATTGATTGGTTGAATTGTAGAGTATAA